The Chloroflexaceae bacterium genome contains a region encoding:
- a CDS encoding SRPBCC family protein translates to MIVQEEWVSINTTPDVVERYLTSPELMNQWRSPQVVLEPIQGELMTLGSIHKMRLKPLALAGADYTVVERDSGKIVMKIEGLWEGTELWRWFPDGNRTVVQNRVEYEVPNPGLRVFVLGIGRLLASLDMRIQLERLRQAIEGPPPSMAALFGGTTSTVPRSQRIDIET, encoded by the coding sequence ATGATTGTTCAGGAAGAGTGGGTCTCGATTAACACCACCCCGGATGTGGTCGAACGCTATTTGACATCGCCAGAGCTGATGAACCAGTGGCGCTCGCCTCAGGTCGTGCTCGAACCGATCCAGGGTGAGTTGATGACCCTCGGCAGCATCCATAAAATGCGCCTCAAACCGCTGGCCCTGGCGGGCGCCGATTATACCGTCGTTGAACGCGACTCGGGCAAGATTGTGATGAAGATCGAGGGTCTCTGGGAAGGCACCGAGCTGTGGCGCTGGTTCCCCGACGGCAACCGCACCGTGGTGCAGAACCGCGTCGAGTACGAGGTCCCGAATCCCGGTCTGCGGGTGTTTGTGCTCGGCATCGGTCGCCTCCTGGCGAGCCTGGATATGCGCATCCAGCTCGAACGCCTGCGCCAGGCCATTGAAGGCCCGCCACCCAGCATGGCCGCGCTCTTCGGCGGCACTACCAGCACCGTGCCGCGCTCCCAGCGCATTGATATTGAGACCTAG
- a CDS encoding UbiA family prenyltransferase, producing MITTSEKQVSLGKKIRAHIELADPVTWISPAIVTLFGALASGQDIGFQWTSGRDWAMAMLGALMCGPLGTGFSQSINDYFDRDIDAINDPGRPIPAGLVTLNEARLNWIVLGAATFLVSLIFGSALITILAVLGIILSVLYSMPPVKLKKHFFLGPPAVGLGYVSMSWLVGHLIFAPLTWQSVIVAWINGSIASGMLFLNDIKSVEGDRLHGLQSLPVVIGVHKTLIIAFLTINLSQMLLMALAFIWGYFWVAAFILLAIVAPIRNQVQLYREPNQKNYLRYLVTSNPFVVLIQVVSALMVGGYFG from the coding sequence ATGATCACAACCTCTGAAAAGCAGGTCTCGCTGGGCAAAAAGATCCGCGCGCACATCGAACTAGCCGATCCGGTGACGTGGATCTCGCCTGCGATTGTCACCCTTTTCGGAGCGCTCGCTTCGGGGCAAGACATCGGCTTCCAGTGGACGAGCGGGCGCGACTGGGCAATGGCAATGCTGGGGGCGCTGATGTGCGGCCCGCTGGGCACCGGTTTTAGTCAGAGCATTAACGATTACTTCGACCGCGACATTGACGCGATCAATGATCCGGGAAGACCAATTCCAGCCGGACTGGTCACGCTCAACGAAGCGCGCCTGAACTGGATCGTGCTGGGAGCGGCGACGTTTCTGGTATCGCTGATTTTCGGGAGCGCGCTGATCACGATCCTGGCGGTGCTGGGCATCATTCTATCGGTGCTCTACAGCATGCCTCCGGTCAAGCTCAAGAAGCACTTTTTTCTCGGCCCCCCCGCAGTCGGGCTGGGCTATGTCAGTATGAGCTGGCTGGTCGGCCATCTGATCTTTGCGCCGCTAACCTGGCAGAGCGTGATTGTTGCCTGGATCAATGGATCGATAGCTTCGGGCATGCTCTTTCTGAATGACATCAAGAGCGTTGAGGGCGACCGGCTGCACGGGTTACAGTCATTGCCGGTGGTTATTGGGGTGCATAAGACGCTGATTATAGCCTTCCTGACCATTAATCTCTCCCAGATGCTCCTCATGGCGCTGGCGTTCATCTGGGGCTATTTCTGGGTGGCGGCGTTTATTCTGCTTGCAATTGTCGCGCCAATTCGCAACCAGGTTCAGTTGTATCGTGAGCCGAACCAGAAGAACTATTTGCGCTATCTGGTGACCAGTAATCCGTTTGTGGTGCTCATTCAGGTCGTGTCAGCGCTTATGGTGGGCGGCTATTTTGGATAG
- a CDS encoding lipase: MRPMVLIGGYLTGPGDFAELAAALEQPPYGYRVFVAPIGRVRWALTRDWDFRPVLEIVRATVARALEETGADTVDMLAHSVGGTVARMYLGEQPYLGHIYGGRRYVRTLVMLGTPHHSQEYWTRRSVGFVNQAYPGAFYADVRYVSVIGRAIQGHPRGTLRQRMARRSYVMVSGAEHEQAWGDGVTTLHCAALRGAEYLVVDGVSHSPLHGRPWYGDRAGLARWGRVLRKEALIEAPVV, encoded by the coding sequence ATGCGTCCAATGGTCCTGATTGGAGGCTATCTAACCGGTCCGGGCGATTTCGCGGAGCTGGCTGCGGCTCTCGAGCAGCCGCCGTATGGCTATCGGGTGTTCGTAGCGCCTATCGGGCGGGTGCGCTGGGCGCTGACCCGTGATTGGGATTTCCGGCCCGTGCTGGAGATTGTGCGCGCCACGGTGGCGCGCGCGCTCGAAGAGACCGGCGCCGACACCGTAGATATGCTGGCCCACAGCGTCGGCGGCACCGTGGCGCGGATGTACCTGGGTGAACAACCCTACCTGGGGCATATCTATGGCGGACGGCGCTACGTTCGGACGCTGGTGATGCTCGGCACGCCCCATCACAGCCAGGAGTACTGGACGCGCCGGTCGGTCGGATTCGTGAACCAGGCCTATCCGGGCGCGTTTTATGCTGATGTGCGCTACGTCTCAGTGATTGGACGGGCCATTCAGGGCCATCCTCGCGGAACCCTGCGCCAGCGGATGGCCCGCAGAAGCTATGTGATGGTTTCCGGAGCGGAACACGAGCAGGCATGGGGAGACGGCGTCACTACCCTGCACTGCGCGGCGCTGCGGGGCGCGGAATATCTGGTGGTGGACGGCGTGAGCCACTCGCCGCTCCACGGGCGCCCCTGGTATGGCGACCGCGCCGGCCTGGCTCGCTGGGGCCGGGTGTTGAGGAAAGAAGCCTTAATAGAGGCGCCGGTTGTTTGA
- a CDS encoding NAD(P)/FAD-dependent oxidoreductase produces the protein MHIVILGAGYAGLRAALDLDRLLRERGHSDQVTLVDQHSYHQLIQVIHRVAAAAMPPEAAIYDLKTLLQNHTISFVQGTVREIAPVQRTVHFEDGRVLSYNRLVIALGAETAYGNVPGAREHSLPLHTFQHALRLRDHIVARFEAAAQSGDPREQRLLLTTAIVGGGYTGCQFAGELAEWVDDLCVQTGAPRREVRIALVERTSLLLSQFGEWATRTAERILDEQGVSVYLNTIVEAVEPHLLRLAGNRVLRAGTIVWAGGIQGPPLLRASGLPVDAAGRVLVDRYLRVRDQALIFAAGDCAAIPMGYNGDTVPATASFAMRQGAHLAETLLAEVEGRPPRTYEPLVLGELVSLGHHYAVGNPLGLPVTGYPAVLLKQGVEQYYRATLERSLT, from the coding sequence ATGCATATCGTTATTCTGGGCGCCGGCTATGCTGGCCTTCGCGCCGCTCTCGATCTTGACCGCCTGCTGCGTGAGCGTGGTCATTCCGATCAGGTCACCCTGGTTGACCAACATAGCTACCACCAGTTGATCCAGGTGATCCATCGCGTTGCAGCGGCGGCCATGCCTCCGGAAGCGGCAATCTACGACCTGAAGACCCTGCTGCAGAATCACACCATCAGTTTCGTGCAGGGCACGGTGCGCGAAATCGCGCCCGTGCAGCGAACTGTTCATTTCGAGGATGGTCGCGTCCTGAGCTACAACCGCCTGGTGATCGCCCTGGGTGCGGAAACAGCCTATGGCAACGTGCCTGGCGCGCGCGAGCACAGCCTTCCTCTGCACACCTTCCAGCACGCGCTGCGCCTCCGCGACCATATCGTAGCCCGGTTCGAGGCCGCCGCGCAAAGCGGGGATCCCCGCGAACAGCGCCTCCTCCTCACCACTGCCATTGTTGGCGGTGGTTATACCGGCTGCCAGTTTGCCGGCGAACTGGCCGAGTGGGTTGACGATCTCTGCGTCCAGACCGGCGCGCCGCGCCGCGAGGTGCGCATCGCCCTCGTCGAACGCACGTCGCTCCTCCTGAGCCAGTTTGGCGAATGGGCCACCCGCACCGCCGAGCGCATCCTCGATGAACAGGGGGTCAGCGTCTACCTGAACACGATCGTCGAGGCAGTGGAGCCCCACCTCCTGCGCCTGGCCGGGAATCGCGTCCTCCGCGCCGGGACCATCGTCTGGGCTGGCGGGATTCAGGGGCCTCCCCTTCTGCGCGCTTCGGGGTTGCCGGTTGATGCCGCGGGACGCGTGCTGGTAGACCGCTACCTGCGCGTGCGCGATCAGGCGTTGATCTTCGCTGCCGGCGACTGCGCTGCCATTCCGATGGGCTATAATGGCGACACCGTGCCAGCAACGGCCAGTTTCGCGATGCGCCAGGGCGCGCATCTCGCCGAGACGCTGCTCGCCGAAGTGGAGGGCCGGCCTCCGCGCACCTACGAACCGCTGGTGCTGGGTGAACTGGTGTCACTCGGCCATCACTATGCCGTGGGCAACCCCCTGGGCCTGCCGGTTACCGGCTATCCGGCGGTGCTGCTCAAACAGGGCGTCGAACAATACTACCGCGCGACGCTGGAACGGTCGCTCACATGA
- the bchU gene encoding C-20 methyltransferase BchU, with protein sequence MERAYEMVFKGAVDFFVLKAASELGLFEAMAAGPQTVAALAEITGSVPARLKRLLIAMQQIGLAQNADDNWRLTPFAEQFFTDPEHHRNMTMVPFVGFMADLVQSFFGNLADVTRGKLDFTSQVPHPPRTREDSVFYETIHRSNIHFVQKLLRDKARLEGVRHLIDVGGGIGDIAAALCDKYPDLRVTLLNLPSALDLVRENMAARGLSERVTPVAVDMYREPYPEGDAVLFARILYPMNRQFSAMLLKKAYDALPVGGRVVILDMDISNPQRPNYDYLTHYLCSIGMDFSVLDFKEHTIYPDLLRELGFGEISFDEAYDHVLYQAVKM encoded by the coding sequence GTGGAGCGGGCATACGAGATGGTTTTCAAGGGTGCGGTGGATTTCTTCGTACTGAAAGCCGCCTCGGAACTGGGCCTGTTCGAGGCCATGGCCGCCGGCCCCCAGACCGTTGCCGCCCTTGCCGAAATTACCGGCAGCGTGCCAGCGCGGCTTAAACGCCTGTTGATCGCAATGCAACAGATTGGCCTGGCACAGAACGCCGACGACAACTGGCGCCTGACGCCCTTCGCCGAGCAGTTCTTCACCGATCCCGAACACCATCGCAACATGACCATGGTGCCATTCGTAGGCTTCATGGCCGATCTGGTGCAGAGCTTCTTCGGCAACCTCGCCGATGTGACCCGCGGCAAGTTGGATTTTACCAGCCAGGTGCCGCATCCGCCGCGCACGCGTGAGGACAGCGTCTTCTACGAAACCATCCACCGCTCCAACATTCACTTCGTGCAGAAGTTGCTGCGCGACAAGGCCCGGCTGGAGGGCGTCCGCCACTTGATTGACGTGGGAGGGGGGATTGGCGACATCGCGGCGGCTTTGTGCGACAAATATCCCGACCTGCGCGTCACGCTGCTGAACCTGCCCAGCGCGCTGGACCTGGTACGGGAGAACATGGCCGCCCGTGGCCTGAGCGAGCGGGTCACGCCCGTGGCGGTGGACATGTACCGCGAACCCTATCCGGAGGGTGACGCCGTACTCTTCGCCCGCATTCTCTACCCGATGAACCGCCAGTTCTCGGCAATGCTGCTGAAGAAGGCCTATGACGCCCTTCCCGTCGGCGGTCGCGTCGTTATCCTGGATATGGACATCAGCAACCCGCAGCGCCCGAATTATGACTACCTGACCCACTACCTGTGCAGCATCGGGATGGATTTTTCGGTGCTGGACTTCAAGGAGCATACAATCTATCCCGACTTGCTGCGAGAACTGGGCTTTGGCGAGATCAGCTTCGATGAAGCATACGACCATGTGTTGTATCAAGCGGTGAAGATGTAG